In Hahella sp. HNIBRBA332, the genomic window CGGGCTATGAGCCGGAGTTCATCCCAATGCGCAAGGGCGACTTGCTTATCTTCAACAGCCTGTTGGCCCATGGCATTCGTCCCAACCAATCTGACCGGGTGCGTATGGCCCAGTACATCTCTATGGCGCCGGCGAATGAGTCTGATGAAGAAATGCGGCAGTGGCGAGTGGACTCATGGCGTGAGCACACGCCTCCTCAGGGATTCGCATTTCCCGGCGATCCCAGAGAGTGGGAGAAAACGCGCTACCCGCAAGCCCGCCTGTCGCCGCTTGGCGAGAAATTATTGGGCCTGAAGTCCTGGCGCGAGAGTCATGTCGAGCCAGCTTAATCCGCTTTGGCGAATTCCGGCGGCGGCTTGATCAACTCAAAACCGCTGTCGGCTTTGCCTTCTTCGATGAAGAAGTCATCGCTGTCCTGCGGGAAATTATATTGAAAGGTGTCCTCGGTAATAGAAATCACCCGGAACGAGTTGGACTTGCCGTCGTCATAAGTTTCCAAATACATACCGCCTTCGTAGTCCCATGCGCCTTTCTCAAGCGCCAGCGTGTACTTTTTCGCAGATATATCCATGGACAGATATTCCTGCTCAAAACGACCGTCCGCTGTCCGCGTAATTTTCCAATACTCCTCCAGCCCCGAATAATTACCCTCGTCATCCGCGCTGCCATCGCCCTGCCAAACGCCCACCAGAGCGGCTTTAGCTTTGGTGGCGTCCTCCTTCAACTCAACATCCGCATGACATGCACTCAGCGACAAAGACGCCGCCAAAAGGGAAATGAAATAGATCCGTTTCATAAGGGAGAGCCAATCTCTTTGTGATGTGTTCTTGTCATAACCGAGGCCGTCGCCATCATCCTGAGCGACCACGCATGCTTACGCACACCCTATTCTTAGATGGCGATTGGGGGAAAAGCAAATTAGATCAGCTATTAGTCTCTCACAGCGGGTCTGTCAGATTCAGACTAGCCAACCCTATGCGCTAAAAGGCTTTTTCGAACAACTTCCGGGCCATCTCAGAGCTCATTCCAGCCTAATTTGTGAGGAGATTAAAAGCTTGGAACACCAAAAGATTACCTATATTGAGCGTCCGTCGCAGTGAAACCAGCAATATCATTTGCTCCCAGACCTTCACGAAGCTCAGCTATTAATCCGTTGGCAGCCTTTACTGCATCAATAGAGAATGCCTTGTCGTCTATGCCAGGAAATGAGAATCTGAGTAAATCCAAACCGGTAAGCGCTTTATCTAAAGAACCAAATCCAGAAATCTTATTGTACAGTCGAGCCGCAAGGTTTCTTCGGTAGGCTATATTTATGTCCAATACAGGCTCAACAGCTTTATCACCAACGATTACAAGTCCTTTCGGTGGAAGCTCGCGATAATCATGGTCTTTTTTTGTATAAATCAGAGCTCCACCTGAAGAAACAGGGCTGTAAGTTCGAGCTTTTTTAGGCAGTACGCGCACGACATCAGAAACGTTTCCATCCCCCACTAATAACTCAAAAAACTCATCATTGCCCATTGTAACGAGCTTATCTAGTGGAAGATCTACCGCTAAATTTACTATACTCCCCCATACCTTATGATCTTTACCTTCACAGATAACATCTTCAACAAACTCTTCCAAATGAACTGACTGTGAATGATCACAGATGCTTTTCAGATACATACAAATATTAAGCTCAGAAACCTTTGATACAACCTGCCTCAAATCTTGTATCAGATCATCAGGAATTTTTCTTAAGTCCATAATAGAGTTTGGCTCGCAATAAACTTCCTTACCTAACTTTTCTTCTATCTTCAAAACCACGCTACTTTTCATTCTTTCCTCACTGAGGCTTTTTTGAGATTATCCTAAACTTAGAGGGCACATCTTCAACAATTTCGACACTACCGTCTTTCATTTTTATATATACATCCTCTTTTTTAAATACCTCAAAGTCAAACTCAGAATACCCTAATTTGTCTCTCGCCCTACCAAATGACATTTTCTTGATTGCCTCCCTCATGGCTTCACCCTCATCCAGAAAACCTTCATTATGGTTTAGTTTAATTGCGATATACTCTCTCTTAAAATTATCACTATTTTTACTCATCAAAGATCCGTTCATATTTGGAGGATCA contains:
- a CDS encoding lipocalin family protein; the encoded protein is MKRIYFISLLAASLSLSACHADVELKEDATKAKAALVGVWQGDGSADDEGNYSGLEEYWKITRTADGRFEQEYLSMDISAKKYTLALEKGAWDYEGGMYLETYDDGKSNSFRVISITEDTFQYNFPQDSDDFFIEEGKADSGFELIKPPPEFAKAD